TCGTAGGCTGCAGATCCGGAAGCTTCTTGCCGAGAGTTTCCCAGGTTGAAGTCTGGAATTTGTACAGTACGTCGATCAGTACGTTTTTATCAGAGTAATCATATTTGGAGGCGGACATAAGGATCGGTTTTGCTTCGCCGATCTTTTCCATGACCTTCTGCCATCCATCCTGTGCCATGATAGAGGTAAGAATCGGTGTGTATACCGCTTTAACCTGTCCAACATAAGCAGGGATGTTGCGGATTACATAGTACATTGCCCAGAGAATTGGGAACTGGATAAACATACTTAAGCATCCGCCGGTCGGTGATACTCCGTATTTTTCATAAACCAATTGTGTTTCTTCCTGCATCTTCTGCATGGAAGCCTGATCATTTTTTCCTTTGTACTTCTGCTGAACCTTCTGGAGCTCAGGGTTCATTGCAGCGGACATCTTGGAAAATTTCTGTTGCTTGATGGTGAGCGGCATCAGTAAAGTGTAGATGACAATTGTCAAAAGAATAATACATACACCCAGGTTGTGAATGCCGATTAAATCCATTACCCGGTAAATACCATCCATGATCTTACCGAGCAGCCAGGCAGCCTGTCCGATGATCGGTGTGCTGACCTGTGTCATTAAAATTCCTGTCATAACCTTTCCTCCATAAACATTTCCGTCCCGGTGTTTGGACGGCTCATAGGTTAGTTAAGGCACCGGATCATATCCACCTTTGGCGAATGGATTGCATCTGAGGATTCTCCATACGGTCAGAAGGCCTCCTTTAAACGCACCGTATTTTTCAATGGCCTCCAAAGCATATTCTGAGCAGGTTGGAATGTAAATACAGTGGGTATATACCTTCATAGGTGATAAATATTTTCTGTAAAAACGAATCAAATATAATAATATCTTTTTCATAATTTCAGTGCCTCGTAGTGTATATCCGTCTTCTCGATATACTGAACTGGCTAATTGCAGTCCGAATAAATGTGATGAAGTTTGCCCAGATGGATGAGAGCGCTTTCAATCTCATGGTATGACCGGTCTTTGGCGGTCGTCCTTGCGATGATCACGATATCATATCCACATTGGAACTGTTCTTCGTGTAACCTGTAACTCTCACGGATCAGCCTTGTTAAATGATGTCTTATGATGCTGTTCCCAACTTTTTTGCTGACGGAAATTCCGACGCGGTTGCGTCCGAGATCATTCGCCAGGAGATACATTACAAGGTACTTGTTGCCATAAGGTTTTCCCTTTCTGT
The sequence above is drawn from the Coprococcus comes ATCC 27758 genome and encodes:
- the yidD gene encoding membrane protein insertion efficiency factor YidD yields the protein MKKILLYLIRFYRKYLSPMKVYTHCIYIPTCSEYALEAIEKYGAFKGGLLTVWRILRCNPFAKGGYDPVP
- the rnpA gene encoding ribonuclease P protein component, producing the protein MKFSESLKKNRDFQSVYRKGKPYGNKYLVMYLLANDLGRNRVGISVSKKVGNSIIRHHLTRLIRESYRLHEEQFQCGYDIVIIARTTAKDRSYHEIESALIHLGKLHHIYSDCN